The DNA sequence GATCGGCCTCCACCACGGCGAAACACCCGAAGGGGCCGCTTCCAGCAATACATTCCTGTTCAATCTCCTGGTTGGCGTAGGAATAGATGGCATCGAGGTTGACGAGGTCGTTTGTGACCGGATTGTAGTTGTATCTGACAGAGACGGTTTCCGAGGTCGTATCGCGGTCGACATTGCCGAACGAGCCACCGCTGGTGCCGAAGGAGTCATACGGTTTGTCGCGTTCGGTGGTTTCGGTGTTCGTATAGCTGCCAGTGATGCTGTGATCGCCGAATGTGTAGCGGGCTTTCACCAGATAAGACGGTAGCTCGAACGCGCTGTTTGCAATGACCTTGTCCTGACCGTCTTCCTGGTCGTGCTGTTCGCGCCAGGAATAATTGGCAAGAAATTCCAGATTTTCGGTGGGTTGCAGGGCCAGCGTGCTGGACGAGTTGAACCCGTCCATATTCGTCGCACCGCCGAGCGTCTGCCGGAAGGCGGCGCCGGGCTTGCCGCCGGTCATGTCGGAGGCATCAATGGTTTCAAGGCGCACGACGCCGCCTATAATGCCGGAGCCATATTCGAAGCTGCCGACCGTTCCGCGGATGACTTCCACACGCTTGTAGAGCCCGGGGTCAGTGAAGAGCTGCGTCCCGATCCGGTAGAGCTCTTCCGAGCCCACGCTGGCGCCATCCACCTGTACGGCGACTTTCTGGTCCGTGCCGTATGTGCCGTTCGCGCCGAAACCGCGGATATTGATGCCTGAGCCGATCGGGGTGGATCCGTTCACCAGCGACACACCCGGGACCGAATCGATCAGTTCGGCAATCGTACTGGCCTGGCGGTCTTCAATTTCTTCCTGATCGATCTCCGTCTCAGGCACAGCCGTGTCGGTCTTCACGGCACGTTTGCTCTGGCCCAGCTGGATCGTGCCGAGAAACGCGTCGCCTTCCGGGGGCGGGGCCTCCTGAGCGATGGCATATTGTTGCACGGTCAACAGGACGAGGACTGAAGTGGTTGCCTGAAGTGTCAGCCTTCCGGCGCGGTGATGGAACATGTAGGACCCCTTGCGTATAATCGCGAATGCAAGTCATTCGCAAACTTATAGCGCCCTTAGCGCACCCGATTTACATTTGCAATTGCGAAGCATTCGCATTTTGTGTTTTATGCATGGAGAGTGCGGACAGAGTGCGTGCGCGTTTGACGTTCTGGTACCGGAATGCCTGCGGAAGACAGGCTCCGGCGCCAGGAAAACGCACACTGTGTAGCCGGAACGAGAAGGGAAATGCAGGAATGAAGACTCTGGTGGACAAATGCCATGCCCATGGGCTCCGCTTGACGGATGCGCGGCGAATTATTGTCGAAGTGCTGCAGGAGGCCGAAGACCACCCCGATGCGCTGATCCTGCAGGAAAGGGCCCGCATGCGGGACCCGTCCATCTCAACGGCCACCGTCTACCGCACGCTGAAACTGCTGGAGGAGTTGAGTCTCATCAGCCGGCATGATTTCGGCGATGGCCGGGCCCGTTATGAGGAAGCCGATAAGGAGCACCACGATCACCTGATCAATCTGCTGACCGGTGAAATCATTGAGTTCCACAATGGGGAACTTGAAGAGCTCAAGCGCGCCATTGCCGAACGTCTTGGTTTTGACCTCAAGGACCACCGTCTGGAGCTCTATGGTGTCCCGCGAAACGATTAGCCCGGTGCTTTGCGGACGGTTTGGCGCTCCATGTTCAAAGACCATCCGCCCGCGTCGCGGCGGCGCCTGAACGTCTTCGGGGCTTACCGTTTGTTGCGCCGCACCTGAGCGCGCTCGCTTCCGGAGGGGCGTTTTGCAATCGCCGCCATTTCGT is a window from the uncultured Hyphomonas sp. genome containing:
- a CDS encoding TonB-dependent receptor, producing the protein MFHHRAGRLTLQATTSVLVLLTVQQYAIAQEAPPPEGDAFLGTIQLGQSKRAVKTDTAVPETEIDQEEIEDRQASTIAELIDSVPGVSLVNGSTPIGSGINIRGFGANGTYGTDQKVAVQVDGASVGSEELYRIGTQLFTDPGLYKRVEVIRGTVGSFEYGSGIIGGVVRLETIDASDMTGGKPGAAFRQTLGGATNMDGFNSSSTLALQPTENLEFLANYSWREQHDQEDGQDKVIANSAFELPSYLVKARYTFGDHSITGSYTNTETTERDKPYDSFGTSGGSFGNVDRDTTSETVSVRYNYNPVTNDLVNLDAIYSYANQEIEQECIAGSGPFGCFAVVEADQQYETTKLTVKNTAFIEMGAITHDLRTGVEYMLKERLDASSAPGGEDNRYALFVVDQIEFGEGWSFTPALRYETSDVEGTLDDGSNVSYDNSALMGGASLRKAFDNGFALFGSYAYTESLPIIDDLENATYMEQPEIGKTYELGGSYDRIGVFSEDDSLALKANYYHTDLEDNTSYSDVDSVELQGLELEGSYARADGYYADINANIVDGEETSSSTGNTRDWRNLPANSLRLTLGKRFDRLADLSGEIVAVDEINVDGTTDPGFVIANLRATFTPQEGVLEGIAFRFGIENLLDKNYTPNLATRPAPGRNLKFTVSKTF
- a CDS encoding Fur family transcriptional regulator — encoded protein: MKTLVDKCHAHGLRLTDARRIIVEVLQEAEDHPDALILQERARMRDPSISTATVYRTLKLLEELSLISRHDFGDGRARYEEADKEHHDHLINLLTGEIIEFHNGELEELKRAIAERLGFDLKDHRLELYGVPRND